From Halotia branconii CENA392, the proteins below share one genomic window:
- a CDS encoding ABC transporter ATP-binding protein — MKIKKKRNALRQSLAVFRYSGRAIGLVWNTSRFLTIILATLTLAAGLLPAAIAYLGKLIVDAVVLASQSDGGSFVNISRPLLYVGLEAIAVALLAGCQRGLSICQSLLRVLLGQKVNVLILEKALTLDLRQFEDSEFYDKLTNARREASVRPLSLVTRTFGLVQSGLSLITYGALLVNFSVWAVIVLILAAMPAFIAETKFAGQAFRLFSWRAPETRQQHYIENLLAREDFATEVKLYQLGEMLLSRYHNIFNQLYGEDRNLTLRRGLWGYLLSLVSTAAFYIAYAWIVVETVLGRISLGDMTMYLIVFRQGQSTFSSALTSIGGMYEDNLYLSNLYDFLEEEVPQPWGQATIGINPQDGIRFENVSFTYPGSSRPALRNISLHLKPGEKLAIVGENGSGKTTLIKLLTRLYTPDSGRIFLDGLDLQEWDVDVLRRRIGVIFQNFVRYQFTVGENIGIGDVEHIEDQIRWQNAAQKGMAQPFIEQLPEDFRTQLGRWFKGGQELSGGQWQKIALARAFMRNRADILVLDEPTSAMDAQAEFDIFNHFRSLTQEQMVFLISHRFSTVRMADKIAVIENGEVVEQGTHEELLKNQGRYAKLFLLQAAGYK, encoded by the coding sequence ATGAAGATTAAAAAGAAACGAAATGCCCTGCGCCAATCACTGGCAGTTTTCCGTTATAGCGGACGGGCTATAGGCTTGGTGTGGAATACTAGCCGCTTTTTGACAATTATCTTAGCTACTTTGACTTTAGCGGCTGGTTTGTTACCAGCAGCGATCGCCTACCTTGGTAAGCTAATTGTGGATGCGGTAGTTTTGGCTTCTCAATCAGATGGCGGTAGTTTTGTCAATATTTCTCGCCCATTATTATATGTAGGATTAGAAGCGATCGCAGTTGCTTTATTAGCAGGTTGTCAGCGAGGACTCTCCATTTGTCAATCACTATTGCGGGTGCTACTAGGTCAAAAAGTCAATGTACTTATTTTAGAAAAAGCTTTGACGCTTGACCTTAGACAGTTTGAAGATTCAGAATTTTATGACAAATTGACCAATGCTCGACGAGAAGCATCAGTTCGCCCCCTTTCTTTGGTAACTCGCACCTTCGGATTGGTGCAAAGTGGGCTTTCCCTGATTACCTACGGCGCTTTGCTGGTGAACTTTTCAGTTTGGGCAGTAATCGTGTTGATTCTAGCAGCGATGCCTGCATTTATTGCAGAAACCAAGTTTGCCGGGCAAGCCTTTCGCCTATTTAGTTGGCGTGCGCCCGAAACCCGCCAACAGCACTATATAGAAAACCTCTTAGCTAGAGAAGACTTTGCTACAGAAGTCAAACTCTATCAGTTAGGAGAAATGTTATTAAGCCGTTACCACAATATTTTTAATCAACTTTATGGCGAAGACCGCAACTTGACTCTGCGGCGGGGATTGTGGGGATATCTGTTGAGTTTAGTGAGTACTGCTGCTTTTTACATAGCTTACGCTTGGATAGTTGTAGAAACTGTCTTAGGTAGAATCTCCTTAGGAGATATGACAATGTATCTCATCGTCTTTCGCCAAGGACAGTCTACTTTCTCCAGTGCCTTGACTTCGATTGGGGGAATGTATGAAGACAATCTTTATCTTTCAAATCTCTACGACTTTTTAGAAGAAGAAGTCCCACAGCCTTGGGGTCAAGCAACTATTGGTATCAATCCCCAAGATGGTATCCGCTTTGAGAATGTGTCGTTTACCTATCCAGGTAGTTCTAGACCTGCATTGAGAAACATTTCCCTACATCTCAAACCAGGAGAAAAACTAGCAATTGTAGGTGAGAATGGTTCCGGCAAGACAACCTTAATCAAACTACTTACCCGACTTTACACCCCAGACTCAGGACGGATTTTTTTAGATGGTTTGGACTTGCAAGAATGGGATGTGGATGTACTGCGCCGTCGGATTGGGGTAATTTTTCAGAACTTTGTCCGCTATCAATTCACCGTGGGAGAGAATATCGGCATCGGCGATGTAGAACACATAGAAGATCAAATCCGTTGGCAAAATGCAGCTCAAAAAGGCATGGCTCAACCTTTCATAGAACAATTGCCTGAAGATTTCCGCACACAGCTTGGTCGTTGGTTCAAGGGAGGACAAGAACTTTCTGGAGGACAATGGCAAAAAATCGCCTTAGCTCGTGCTTTTATGCGAAATCGGGCAGATATTCTGGTTTTAGATGAACCAACATCAGCAATGGATGCTCAAGCTGAGTTTGATATTTTTAATCATTTTCGCTCCCTGACTCAAGAACAGATGGTGTTCTTGATTTCTCACCGCTTCTCAACGGTACGGATGGCTGACAAAATCGCAGTGATAGAAAACGGAGAAGTTGTAGAACAAGGGACTCATGAGGAGTTGTTAAAAAATCAGGGACGTTATGCCAAGCTGTTTTTATTACAAGCGGCGGGTTATAAATAA
- a CDS encoding metallophosphoesterase family protein: MKLISEPSIPVKIQRMKERVRWKHPSFGQRGIDQTSMVIDDGKDDNPDFSFMVIGDSGTKSHYGHHPQRKVTELMLPHKDDCRFVLHTGDVIYVVGSREYYQSNFIEPYREFLVGGENPKNISYDRMVFNLPFLPVLGNHDYYDVPLMYRLLTGSTLRLRRQLRYKDFEIGWHGSNQGDAYSRAFLDYLAAMSSPEDLQRHLDQNYTAKTDNGRCLNYQPGQFTRLPNRYYTFRYGGIDFFALDSNTFNAPSPLPATQEGEIYRQELQKRRQEIDQEEIQILALSDRLNPDNPAEAEKLDELSAKLDQINEIKIDIEKQLKSDTTTAIDFEQLDWLRTRLIESWNTTQVRGRIIYFHHPPYVTEATKWKQAQTLAVRHRLRWVLEQVAETLGSLIKERPIVDLIFNGHAHCLEYLHTVDTGYADSHINYIISGGSGHRPRRQRPEGTELWESFTNISGSPTRKVADSLLFVGRNGYGLQQRLPYSCVRIDVQAGSPPKFTVRPLVAERVGQKWCDRSLEPFVI; this comes from the coding sequence GTGAAATTGATTTCTGAACCATCAATTCCTGTAAAAATCCAAAGGATGAAGGAAAGAGTGCGGTGGAAACATCCGAGTTTTGGACAACGGGGAATTGATCAAACCAGCATGGTTATTGATGATGGTAAGGATGATAATCCTGATTTTTCATTTATGGTTATCGGTGACAGTGGCACAAAATCTCATTACGGACATCATCCTCAACGAAAAGTCACTGAACTGATGCTTCCCCACAAAGATGATTGCCGTTTTGTGCTGCATACTGGGGATGTGATTTATGTGGTGGGTTCCCGTGAGTATTATCAAAGCAATTTTATTGAACCTTACCGAGAGTTTCTAGTAGGTGGCGAAAACCCCAAGAATATTTCTTATGACCGGATGGTGTTTAATTTACCGTTTCTGCCAGTGCTAGGCAATCATGATTATTATGATGTGCCTTTGATGTATCGTCTATTAACAGGCAGCACGTTACGGTTACGTCGTCAACTGCGTTACAAAGATTTTGAGATTGGTTGGCATGGATCAAATCAAGGTGATGCTTACTCACGAGCATTTCTTGATTATTTAGCTGCAATGTCTTCACCAGAAGATTTACAACGTCATTTAGATCAAAATTATACGGCTAAAACTGACAATGGGCGCTGTTTGAATTATCAACCGGGACAGTTCACTCGTTTACCTAACCGCTATTACACTTTTCGTTACGGTGGTATTGATTTTTTCGCTTTAGATTCCAATACCTTTAATGCACCATCACCTTTACCTGCAACTCAAGAAGGGGAAATTTATCGTCAAGAATTGCAAAAGCGTCGTCAAGAAATAGATCAAGAAGAAATACAGATTTTAGCATTAAGCGATCGCCTTAATCCCGATAACCCAGCTGAAGCTGAAAAACTTGATGAACTCAGCGCCAAATTAGATCAAATCAACGAAATCAAAATCGACATTGAAAAACAATTAAAGTCCGATACCACAACCGCGATTGATTTTGAACAACTTGATTGGCTGCGAACTCGACTCATCGAATCTTGGAACACAACGCAAGTTCGCGGCAGAATCATTTATTTTCATCATCCTCCCTACGTCACAGAAGCAACGAAGTGGAAACAAGCCCAAACTCTAGCGGTTCGTCATCGCTTGCGTTGGGTTTTAGAACAAGTGGCAGAAACTCTAGGTTCTTTAATCAAAGAACGTCCCATAGTTGATTTAATTTTCAACGGTCACGCCCATTGCTTAGAATATCTGCATACAGTTGATACAGGATACGCTGATTCACACATCAACTACATTATTTCTGGTGGTAGTGGTCATCGTCCCCGTCGTCAGCGTCCAGAGGGAACTGAATTATGGGAAAGTTTTACTAATATTTCTGGTAGTCCTACGCGTAAAGTTGCGGATTCATTATTATTTGTGGGACGCAATGGCTATGGACTTCAACAGCGATTACCTTACTCTTGTGTGCGGATTGATGTTCAAGCTGGTTCCCCACCCAAGTTTACCGTAAGACCATTGGTAGCTGAGCGTGTTGGTCAAAAATGGTGCGATCGCTCCTTGGAACCATTTGTAATTTAA
- a CDS encoding class I SAM-dependent methyltransferase — protein sequence MNNIEGYKQQLRELYGSRTTYDYEEGTRHPLEAKILLEFVPLQQGQKILDVATGTGLVAIPAAEKAGSEGYVIGIDMTPGMLHQAKQKIVAAQLQNIELIQADAESFNFNDGSFDVIFCCEAIVLFPDIPAILQKWYNFLKTGGFVAFTFPPETAYLATVYQNIYTKVLGTSVQHILEVPGTPEKCHHLLEQAGFRDIDIKIEPSGRYRHLKDKKLSWREINMSFKGNELLAQLSLEQLNQLQVEYITEIEELTTDQGVWEDTTKFFVRAIK from the coding sequence ATGAATAATATAGAAGGTTATAAGCAACAACTAAGAGAACTTTATGGTAGTAGAACTACTTATGACTATGAGGAAGGTACTCGTCATCCTCTAGAAGCTAAAATTTTACTGGAATTTGTTCCGCTTCAGCAAGGACAGAAAATCTTAGATGTGGCCACTGGTACAGGTTTAGTGGCGATTCCCGCAGCTGAAAAAGCTGGTTCAGAAGGTTATGTGATTGGAATTGACATGACCCCTGGAATGTTGCATCAAGCAAAACAAAAGATTGTAGCAGCACAATTACAAAATATCGAGTTGATTCAAGCAGATGCCGAATCTTTTAACTTTAATGATGGAAGTTTTGATGTTATCTTTTGCTGTGAAGCGATTGTACTTTTTCCTGATATCCCTGCTATTTTGCAAAAGTGGTATAACTTCTTAAAAACAGGAGGATTTGTGGCATTTACTTTTCCTCCAGAAACTGCTTATTTAGCAACTGTTTATCAGAACATCTACACTAAAGTATTGGGTACATCAGTACAACATATTTTGGAAGTACCAGGAACTCCAGAAAAATGTCATCATCTGCTAGAGCAAGCAGGTTTTAGAGATATTGACATTAAAATTGAACCATCAGGACGTTACCGCCATTTGAAAGATAAAAAATTATCTTGGAGAGAAATCAATATGAGTTTTAAAGGTAATGAACTGTTAGCACAATTATCGCTAGAACAATTAAATCAATTGCAAGTTGAGTACATTACAGAAATTGAAGAATTGACAACCGATCAAGGAGTTTGGGAAGATACCACAAAGTTCTTTGTTCGCGCTATAAAGTAA
- a CDS encoding class I SAM-dependent methyltransferase: MSNFLHFIVTLLLMLSCSLLNPTYTAQANSSPNTVYEQRTIHSLDGIGKYYMGREIAQVMGHTGAGWLERSRRETEEQPSKVITAINLQPNYVVADIGAGTGYFSFRIAPLLTAGKVFAVDIQPEMIDIIEFFKKEKNISNVEPVLATVTNPNLPDESVDLALMVDAYHEFEYPQEVMQGIVKALKPGGRVVLVEYRGENPFIMIKRLHKMTQKQARKEMQAVGLVWRETKNLLPQQHLMVFEKLT, translated from the coding sequence ATGTCAAATTTTTTACATTTTATAGTAACTCTTCTGCTGATGTTAAGTTGTTCGTTGTTGAATCCAACTTATACAGCACAAGCAAACTCTTCACCAAATACTGTATACGAACAACGGACTATTCACAGTCTTGATGGTATTGGTAAATATTATATGGGTCGAGAAATTGCCCAAGTTATGGGACATACAGGCGCTGGCTGGTTAGAAAGATCCAGGAGAGAAACAGAAGAACAACCTAGTAAGGTGATAACTGCAATCAACTTACAACCAAATTACGTAGTAGCAGATATTGGTGCTGGTACAGGTTACTTTAGTTTTCGTATTGCGCCATTATTAACAGCAGGAAAGGTGTTTGCTGTGGATATTCAACCAGAAATGATAGATATCATTGAGTTTTTTAAAAAAGAGAAAAACATCTCCAATGTTGAACCTGTTTTAGCAACTGTTACTAATCCCAATCTGCCAGATGAAAGTGTAGATTTAGCGTTAATGGTCGATGCTTATCATGAATTTGAGTATCCCCAAGAAGTTATGCAAGGAATTGTCAAAGCCCTGAAACCAGGTGGTAGAGTAGTGCTGGTTGAATACCGGGGCGAAAACCCCTTCATCATGATTAAACGTCTGCACAAAATGACTCAAAAGCAAGCACGTAAAGAAATGCAAGCTGTTGGTTTAGTTTGGCGTGAAACCAAAAATTTGTTACCCCAGCAGCATTTAATGGTGTTTGAAAAACTAACTTAA
- a CDS encoding Uma2 family endonuclease yields the protein MTQAIPKLVTFEEFVDWLPENVGVRYELHNGSIVKMAQPVGDHEEVKSFLGVEIPVEIKRLGLPYGIPNQVIVRPPEKDSGYFPDVLVLNRANLANEPLWKKESTLSLGASIPLIIEVVSTNWRDDYYIKYADYEEMGIPEYWIVDYAALGGRNFIGNPKQPTISVCNLVDGEYQINKFRDSEIIISQAFPQLQLTPTQIFQAGLV from the coding sequence ATGACTCAAGCCATACCCAAGCTAGTAACCTTTGAGGAATTTGTCGATTGGCTGCCTGAAAACGTCGGAGTACGCTACGAACTGCATAATGGAAGTATTGTGAAAATGGCACAACCAGTAGGAGACCACGAAGAAGTTAAAAGCTTTCTAGGTGTCGAAATTCCTGTTGAAATTAAACGTCTAGGATTGCCCTACGGTATCCCTAACCAAGTTATAGTTAGACCTCCTGAAAAAGATTCTGGTTATTTTCCAGATGTGTTGGTGCTAAATCGGGCAAATCTGGCAAATGAACCATTGTGGAAAAAAGAATCTACCCTAAGTTTGGGTGCATCAATACCTTTAATTATCGAAGTAGTATCAACTAACTGGCGGGACGATTACTATATAAAATACGCTGACTATGAAGAGATGGGTATCCCCGAATACTGGATTGTCGATTACGCTGCCTTGGGTGGACGCAATTTTATTGGCAACCCCAAACAACCGACAATCTCTGTCTGTAACTTGGTTGATGGAGAATATCAGATAAATAAGTTTCGAGATAGCGAGATCATTATCTCCCAAGCTTTTCCCCAATTGCAGCTCACGCCAACCCAGATTTTTCAAGCTGGTTTGGTGTAG
- a CDS encoding S66 peptidase family protein, producing the protein MKMKRRQFITTCGLATLATQISPLAAQEQQLSPNIILKPPRLQVGDTVGLIAPAGIVDLEDIATAKQSITKLGLKVKLGAHIADRYGYLAGKDADRAQDINSMFSDRSVKAIMTMRGGWGCNRLLPLLNYTLIRSHPKIIIGYSDVTALVLAIYARSRVMTFHGPNAISTWNTFTTDYLKRILFHGEAVTMATFQPSDVQVQTIAPGKAKGKLMGGNLSVLSAMVGSPYLPSWYKSILFIEDVNEDVYRIDRMLTQLKNAGILNQIAGFIFGQCTDCSLGDEPSFTLMQVLQDHILPLSIPGWYGSMIGHIQNKFTVPVGVEVEIDADTGTIKLLEAAVS; encoded by the coding sequence ATGAAGATGAAGCGCCGACAATTTATTACCACCTGCGGATTAGCTACCTTAGCTACCCAAATTTCACCACTTGCTGCTCAAGAACAGCAATTATCGCCCAATATCATTCTTAAACCGCCCCGTTTGCAAGTTGGTGATACTGTAGGATTGATTGCCCCAGCGGGTATCGTTGATTTAGAAGATATTGCAACAGCGAAGCAATCAATTACAAAATTAGGATTAAAAGTCAAACTTGGGGCGCATATTGCAGACCGTTATGGTTATTTAGCAGGTAAAGATGCCGATCGCGCTCAAGATATAAATAGTATGTTTAGCGATCGCTCCGTGAAAGCGATAATGACTATGCGTGGTGGTTGGGGATGTAATCGCCTGTTACCGTTACTGAATTACACCTTAATTCGCTCTCATCCCAAAATTATCATTGGCTACAGTGATGTTACTGCCTTGGTACTAGCAATTTATGCTCGTAGTCGGGTGATGACTTTTCACGGCCCCAATGCCATCTCTACCTGGAATACTTTTACTACAGATTACCTCAAGCGCATTCTCTTTCATGGCGAAGCTGTAACAATGGCAACTTTCCAGCCTAGCGATGTGCAAGTGCAGACAATAGCACCAGGAAAGGCGAAAGGTAAACTTATGGGTGGTAACTTGTCGGTGTTATCGGCGATGGTAGGTTCACCTTATTTACCTTCTTGGTACAAAAGCATTTTGTTTATAGAAGACGTAAACGAAGATGTTTATCGAATTGACCGAATGCTGACTCAGTTAAAAAATGCCGGTATACTTAACCAAATTGCTGGTTTTATCTTTGGACAATGCACTGATTGTAGTCTAGGGGATGAACCATCATTTACTTTAATGCAAGTATTACAAGACCACATATTGCCTTTGAGCATTCCTGGCTGGTATGGTTCGATGATTGGTCATATTCAAAATAAATTTACCGTACCAGTTGGTGTAGAAGTTGAAATTGATGCTGACACTGGGACAATTAAATTATTAGAAGCCGCTGTTAGTTAA
- a CDS encoding Lin0512 family protein, with protein MARKRLIIEMGMGIDQHGQEPTVAAARAVRNAIAHNALLGVWEVAGLSNPDEMIVEVKIAVPYPEQVREAEVLAVLPFGKKSLSVEFGGMVVQGRAIASLNDKNDEMLIAIAAVTVLVEN; from the coding sequence GTGGCGCGTAAACGTTTGATTATCGAGATGGGGATGGGAATAGATCAGCATGGACAAGAGCCAACTGTAGCAGCAGCCAGAGCTGTACGTAACGCGATCGCTCACAATGCTTTACTCGGTGTTTGGGAAGTCGCTGGTTTAAGTAATCCTGATGAGATGATTGTCGAAGTTAAAATAGCAGTGCCCTATCCAGAACAAGTCAGAGAAGCAGAAGTATTAGCTGTATTACCATTTGGTAAAAAAAGCCTCAGCGTAGAATTTGGAGGAATGGTAGTGCAAGGACGAGCGATCGCCTCTCTCAATGATAAAAATGATGAAATGTTGATTGCGATCGCAGCGGTTACAGTTTTGGTTGAAAATTAA
- a CDS encoding Rieske 2Fe-2S domain-containing protein gives MTLEIQRTPTSTLEITEEKQEFNWRQCWYPVCFVQDLPKNVPYSFSLYDEPFVLFTNKDGQLICLTDRCSHRAARLSDGQIIDGKIECSYHGWQFGQNGECLHIPQLPADAKIPASACIESFQVVEHQGIIWIWAQASEAGKEELIPTLADLENPIFVSTDYMRDLPYDQSYFIENIIDPAHVPISHDGIMGRRDDAQPLEMEVVESSNKGIRGRYKYTRTPNASWNYLDFIAPNLITYKINIVQKGWQGGVALYSIPLGKDRCRILLRNYGNFFTWKLKNMPLWLDHILVRNKILEGDLQLVVQQKAQVERLGENLKQVYLPLKTSDTLVIEYRKWLDKFGSSLPFYQGYASAKNIDGGEFNTNLTPLDRFAQHTQICNSCNQAYQTTNKLKQTFIGVAIAFAAIAILVDAYYLKIATVSAALLAVGLAVFAQKLKIKFERSYTRH, from the coding sequence ATGACATTAGAAATCCAGAGAACACCGACTTCTACTTTAGAGATAACCGAAGAAAAGCAAGAATTTAATTGGAGACAATGTTGGTATCCTGTCTGTTTTGTACAAGACTTACCAAAAAACGTTCCTTACAGTTTTTCTTTATACGATGAACCTTTTGTTTTATTTACAAACAAAGATGGACAATTAATTTGTTTAACAGATCGTTGTTCTCACCGTGCGGCTAGACTCTCTGACGGACAAATTATTGATGGCAAAATTGAATGTTCATATCATGGTTGGCAGTTTGGTCAAAATGGTGAATGTTTACATATTCCTCAGTTGCCTGCGGATGCAAAAATTCCCGCTAGTGCTTGTATAGAGTCATTTCAAGTTGTAGAACATCAAGGCATCATTTGGATCTGGGCGCAAGCAAGTGAAGCTGGCAAAGAGGAACTTATCCCAACTTTAGCTGACTTAGAAAACCCGATATTTGTCAGCACAGATTACATGCGCGACCTTCCTTATGACCAAAGCTATTTTATAGAAAATATCATTGACCCAGCTCATGTTCCCATTAGTCATGATGGCATTATGGGAAGACGAGACGATGCCCAACCATTAGAAATGGAAGTCGTTGAAAGCTCAAACAAAGGGATTCGAGGCAGATATAAGTATACGCGAACACCGAATGCCTCTTGGAATTATTTAGATTTTATTGCTCCCAATTTAATTACTTATAAAATCAATATTGTCCAGAAAGGTTGGCAAGGAGGAGTGGCTTTATATTCCATTCCTTTAGGTAAAGATAGATGCCGAATTTTACTAAGAAATTATGGTAATTTCTTCACTTGGAAACTCAAGAACATGCCTCTTTGGCTAGACCATATTTTAGTAAGAAACAAAATCTTAGAAGGAGATTTACAACTTGTTGTGCAGCAAAAGGCTCAAGTTGAGCGCTTGGGAGAAAATCTCAAACAAGTCTATTTACCACTCAAAACCTCTGATACATTGGTAATTGAATACCGCAAATGGCTGGATAAATTTGGTTCATCTTTACCTTTTTATCAAGGCTATGCTTCAGCAAAAAACATAGATGGAGGTGAATTTAATACAAATTTGACACCTTTAGACAGATTTGCACAACATACGCAAATTTGTAATTCTTGCAATCAAGCTTATCAAACCACAAATAAACTGAAACAAACTTTTATCGGAGTAGCGATCGCTTTTGCAGCTATAGCCATATTAGTCGATGCTTATTACCTCAAAATAGCCACAGTCTCCGCTGCATTATTAGCAGTTGGTTTGGCAGTTTTTGCCCAGAAACTTAAAATTAAGTTTGAACGCTCTTATACTCGTCACTAA
- a CDS encoding DUF3598 family protein codes for MSQLNIMNTQEQNWINLFGNHSLEDIAWYGTWTKYAPNKKVISSFQGVRKFRTNKDKTLIDHTNTYTYADGSTEEKNWQLEKQTCNQSDGVIHVAVPSMRSLSFGQGASAWFSQTWEMGKMFGAELFFQHENWRTSVSTIYGENGDLERITHIREHLGSFPIESPGLEIEAIDGKWTGEKKYMTPDLIISDTELIAELILVPIKGINKTIFLPDGVVVNAPKKLENNQEFQMTTGKFVSPEIFKRFTVKYNQLGNFQQLISETFHRQV; via the coding sequence ATGTCACAATTGAATATTATGAACACCCAAGAACAAAACTGGATAAATTTATTCGGTAATCATAGTCTTGAAGATATTGCTTGGTATGGAACATGGACTAAATATGCTCCCAATAAAAAAGTTATCAGTTCCTTTCAAGGTGTGAGAAAATTTCGTACTAATAAAGATAAAACCTTGATTGACCATACTAATACTTATACATACGCTGATGGCAGCACAGAAGAGAAAAACTGGCAACTTGAGAAGCAGACTTGTAACCAATCTGACGGTGTAATTCATGTCGCCGTACCTTCTATGAGGTCGCTATCTTTTGGTCAAGGTGCAAGTGCTTGGTTCAGCCAAACATGGGAAATGGGAAAAATGTTTGGAGCAGAGTTGTTTTTTCAACATGAAAATTGGCGAACTAGTGTTAGTACTATTTATGGAGAAAATGGCGATTTAGAAAGAATTACTCATATTCGAGAACATCTAGGTAGCTTCCCCATCGAATCTCCTGGTTTAGAAATAGAAGCAATTGATGGCAAGTGGACAGGAGAAAAAAAGTATATGACTCCTGATTTAATTATTTCGGATACCGAATTAATTGCAGAACTGATATTAGTTCCTATAAAAGGTATCAATAAAACTATATTTTTGCCTGATGGTGTAGTTGTAAATGCTCCAAAAAAATTGGAAAATAATCAAGAGTTTCAGATGACAACTGGCAAATTTGTGTCTCCAGAAATCTTTAAAAGATTTACAGTAAAATATAATCAATTGGGTAATTTTCAACAATTGATTTCTGAAACATTTCATCGTCAAGTTTAA